Proteins from a single region of Stutzerimonas stutzeri:
- a CDS encoding Fic family protein — MTLITSKTWLDPVLPEQLPSSIIEKADSLPAKVAFLAGRVAPETAARLGKLLLITNTYYSNLIEGQYTEPAAMQKAQNAPKRERQLLKDLAVKHMEVQRVFERALRLKAPEFHAMFSPELISAVHFRLFDGTDENSRRLSDGRVLVPGKLRSQPADEVVVGNHAAPAAAAVQAMLEHLQRFYGASQDPRRRLIATLANHHRLAWVHPFLDGNGRVARMITHLQLVQLGLQPHLWSLSRGLARRHEDYYRTLAMADRPREGDYDGRGQMSQKHYFAFIEFMLDVCHDQVDYMTEALNRDKLRERVIRAFKTNEKLLDVGIRQESAPAVLALLLQGSLPRSEFKTFTGLSSRPAIDELSRLIKAGIVVSRTPKSRTVEPGLPSWFAQDIFPDLHRRFQ; from the coding sequence ATGACGCTCATTACATCCAAGACCTGGCTTGATCCTGTGCTCCCGGAACAGCTGCCGAGTTCCATCATCGAGAAGGCGGATTCGCTGCCAGCAAAGGTAGCATTTCTTGCTGGCCGAGTTGCCCCCGAAACTGCTGCTCGTTTGGGCAAGCTATTGCTCATCACCAACACCTACTATTCGAACCTGATAGAAGGGCAGTACACCGAGCCCGCGGCGATGCAGAAGGCGCAGAACGCTCCCAAGAGAGAGCGCCAGCTCCTTAAGGATCTTGCGGTCAAGCATATGGAAGTCCAACGCGTGTTCGAGCGTGCCCTGCGCCTCAAGGCTCCGGAGTTCCACGCCATGTTCTCACCCGAGTTGATCAGCGCGGTGCATTTTCGCCTGTTTGACGGGACAGATGAAAACAGCCGTCGCCTGTCAGATGGCAGAGTGCTGGTACCTGGCAAATTGCGTAGCCAGCCAGCAGACGAGGTAGTCGTTGGAAACCATGCCGCTCCCGCTGCTGCTGCCGTCCAGGCAATGCTGGAACATCTTCAGAGGTTCTATGGAGCTAGCCAGGACCCTAGGCGCCGTCTGATTGCTACGCTCGCTAATCATCACCGCTTAGCGTGGGTACACCCGTTCTTGGATGGCAACGGCCGTGTGGCTCGAATGATCACGCACCTGCAGCTCGTACAGCTTGGCCTGCAACCTCATCTTTGGTCTTTGTCACGTGGCCTCGCCCGCCGGCACGAGGACTACTATAGAACCTTGGCCATGGCCGACAGGCCCCGGGAAGGTGACTACGACGGTCGAGGCCAGATGTCCCAGAAGCACTACTTCGCATTCATCGAGTTCATGCTCGACGTGTGTCACGACCAAGTGGATTACATGACCGAAGCCTTAAACCGCGACAAGCTTCGGGAGCGGGTCATCAGAGCATTCAAGACGAATGAGAAACTGCTCGATGTGGGCATACGCCAGGAAAGCGCACCAGCTGTATTGGCGCTTCTGCTGCAGGGTTCGTTGCCGCGTAGTGAGTTCAAGACATTCACCGGGCTTTCGTCACGACCTGCCATCGACGAGCTTTCACGATTGATCAAGGCCGGCATCGTGGTCAGCCGTACGCCGAAGTCGCGAACGGTCGAACCCGGGCTACCCTCCTGGTTCGCCCAAGACATCTTTCCGGATCTGCATCGACGCTTCCAATGA
- a CDS encoding SDR family NAD(P)-dependent oxidoreductase codes for MPLESFPEGFRALVIGASGGIGAALVDALRSDPRCASVIALSRSSEPALDLTVPASIEQAAASVAGQGPFHLIINAAGVLHGADFMPEKRLADLDQEQLLATFQINTLGPAMLLRHFSGQLDRQRGVFAMLSAKVGSIGDNRLGGWYSYRASKAALNMLLKTASIEVRRSQPNAVLLALHPGTVNSRLSQPFRGAEIGRPASDAARDLLRVIDGLGPEASGGFYAYSGDELPW; via the coding sequence ATGCCCCTGGAATCATTTCCCGAAGGGTTTCGCGCGTTGGTCATCGGCGCATCCGGTGGCATCGGTGCCGCACTGGTCGATGCCTTGCGCAGTGACCCGCGCTGCGCGTCGGTCATCGCCCTGAGCCGCTCGTCCGAGCCGGCGCTGGACCTGACCGTTCCCGCCAGCATCGAACAGGCCGCGGCCAGCGTGGCGGGGCAGGGGCCATTTCATCTGATCATCAACGCCGCGGGCGTGCTGCACGGTGCCGACTTCATGCCGGAGAAACGCCTGGCCGATCTCGACCAGGAGCAGTTGCTCGCCACCTTCCAGATCAACACCCTCGGCCCGGCCATGCTGCTGCGCCACTTCAGCGGCCAGCTCGACCGGCAGCGCGGCGTGTTCGCCATGCTCTCGGCCAAGGTCGGCAGCATCGGCGATAACCGCCTCGGCGGCTGGTACAGCTACCGCGCCTCCAAGGCCGCGCTGAACATGCTGCTCAAGACCGCCTCTATCGAGGTGCGCCGTAGCCAGCCGAATGCCGTGCTGCTGGCGCTGCATCCCGGCACGGTGAACTCGCGGCTTTCACAGCCATTTCGTGGCGCCGAAATCGGCAGGCCTGCGAGCGATGCCGCGCGGGATCTGTTGCGGGTAATTGATGGTCTGGGACCGGAGGCCAGTGGTGGGTTTTATGCGTATAGCGGGGATGAGTTGCCCTGGTAG
- a CDS encoding ABC1 kinase family protein, with product MSRFSRPSASALGRFLQLGGTGARIAGNLLVQRITPGKARIDWVPVGELLGDALGQMKGPVLKLGQQASQWQDLLPEPISAALARLQNQVPSLPFDALEANLQRLYDGKLYELFESIEPEPAAAASLGQVHRARDRQGRALIMKVQYPGIRAICDADLRQLRRLMPLGRLFGTPPTRLDAVYIELQRAIAEELDYEAERANLEAFREHFSNWPGIRIPFAAGELCRPGVLVLEDLPGRSMAEVEQAPAEVRQRLAETLCEWLAEQAFGLQRLHTDPHPGNLAWTETGELVVYDFGSVLRLEARLLAGYVQIFEALRGTSSEALEPGFQALGGRQPGSTPPHGLYRRIHLMLHPLLQPGAQWDFREAALHQRLSELFPLMMSALGSLQPASGTLLINRTLEGHYWNLYRLGACLPIADLLAEHIERWRSEAGVRRP from the coding sequence ATGTCTCGATTCTCTCGTCCATCGGCTTCGGCGCTGGGCCGCTTTCTGCAACTGGGCGGCACTGGCGCGCGCATTGCCGGCAACCTGTTGGTGCAGCGCATCACGCCAGGCAAGGCGCGTATCGACTGGGTGCCGGTCGGCGAACTGCTCGGTGATGCGCTTGGGCAGATGAAGGGCCCGGTGCTGAAGCTCGGTCAGCAGGCCTCGCAATGGCAGGACCTGCTGCCCGAACCGATCAGCGCGGCGCTGGCGCGCTTGCAGAACCAGGTGCCCTCGCTGCCATTCGATGCGCTGGAAGCCAATCTGCAGCGCCTCTACGACGGCAAGCTGTACGAACTGTTCGAGTCCATCGAGCCGGAGCCCGCGGCGGCGGCCTCGCTGGGCCAGGTCCACCGCGCTCGGGATCGGCAGGGCAGGGCGCTGATCATGAAGGTCCAGTACCCCGGCATCCGCGCCATCTGCGATGCCGATCTGCGCCAGTTGCGTCGCCTGATGCCTTTGGGCCGGCTGTTCGGCACGCCGCCCACGCGTCTCGATGCGGTGTATATCGAGCTGCAACGGGCCATTGCCGAGGAACTCGACTACGAGGCCGAGCGCGCCAACCTCGAAGCCTTCCGCGAGCACTTCAGCAACTGGCCGGGCATCCGCATTCCCTTTGCCGCGGGCGAACTCTGCCGGCCCGGTGTGCTGGTGCTGGAAGACCTGCCTGGCCGCTCCATGGCCGAGGTCGAGCAGGCCCCGGCGGAGGTGCGCCAGCGCCTGGCCGAAACCCTCTGCGAATGGCTGGCCGAACAGGCATTCGGCCTGCAGCGGCTGCATACCGACCCGCATCCCGGCAACCTCGCCTGGACCGAGACTGGCGAGCTGGTGGTCTACGATTTCGGCAGCGTGCTGCGCCTGGAAGCGCGCTTGCTGGCGGGCTACGTGCAGATATTCGAAGCGCTACGTGGCACCTCCAGCGAGGCGCTGGAGCCGGGCTTTCAAGCCCTTGGTGGACGCCAGCCGGGAAGCACGCCGCCCCACGGCTTGTACCGACGCATCCACCTGATGCTGCACCCTTTGCTGCAACCCGGTGCGCAATGGGACTTCCGCGAAGCGGCGCTGCATCAACGGCTGTCCGAGCTGTTCCCCCTGATGATGTCCGCACTCGGCAGCCTGCAACCGGCCTCCGGCACTTTGCTGATCAACCGCACCCTGGAAGGCCATTATTGGAATCTCTACCGGCTCGGCGCCTGCCTGCCCATCGCCGACCTGCTTGCCGAACATATCGAACGCTGGCGCAGTGAAGCGGGCGTCCGTCGACCGTAA
- a CDS encoding ATPase domain-containing protein, whose amino-acid sequence MTDFNDLPFQPDDEAPRISTGSEGLDDILGGGLDPNRMYLYEGSPGAGKTTIALQFLLEGVRQGERVLYVTLSETQAELELVAKRHGWTLDGIDVFELVSPEASLDPDLELTVLHPAEMELSETTQQVFDRVTKTNPTRVIFDSLSEMRLLAQSPLRYRRQVLALKHFFTTRRCTVILLDDQTSEMGDLQLHSISHGVVMLEQLAIDYGAERRRLRVIKMRGIQFRGGYHDFAIRKGGLQIYPRLIAAEHHSPFTGELASSGNPALDKMLGGGLERGTNALLVGAAGVGKSSLALSYAVAACKRGEQVAFFVFDENIGTLLARGRALGLPMEPWIDQGLLHLQQVDPAELSPGEFTAAVRQSVETRGANLVILDSLNGYLHAMPDGRFLILQMHELLSYLGQKGVISIMVLAQHGLVGPMDTPVDISYLSDAVIMQRYFEHAGVVRRALSVVKKRSGRHENTVREYRLSSAGLEVGPPLSHFSGILSGTPEYTGDATHLLTDEYDDVH is encoded by the coding sequence ATGACCGATTTCAATGATCTTCCCTTCCAACCAGACGATGAAGCACCACGTATTTCCACCGGCAGCGAGGGGCTGGACGACATCCTCGGCGGCGGTCTCGACCCCAACCGTATGTATCTGTATGAAGGCAGCCCAGGCGCCGGTAAAACCACCATTGCACTGCAATTTTTGCTCGAAGGCGTGCGCCAGGGCGAACGTGTTCTCTACGTTACGCTGTCGGAAACCCAGGCCGAATTGGAGCTGGTTGCCAAGCGCCACGGCTGGACGCTCGACGGCATTGACGTGTTCGAGCTGGTCTCGCCGGAAGCCAGCCTCGACCCTGACCTTGAACTGACCGTGCTGCATCCGGCGGAAATGGAGCTGAGCGAAACCACGCAGCAGGTCTTCGACCGTGTAACCAAAACCAACCCAACACGGGTGATTTTCGACAGCCTTTCAGAAATGCGCCTGCTGGCACAAAGCCCGCTGCGCTATCGCCGGCAGGTGCTGGCGCTCAAGCACTTCTTCACCACACGCCGCTGCACGGTGATTCTGCTCGACGACCAAACCTCGGAGATGGGCGACCTACAGTTGCACTCGATCTCCCATGGCGTGGTGATGCTCGAGCAGCTGGCCATCGACTACGGTGCCGAACGCAGGCGACTGCGGGTCATCAAAATGCGTGGCATCCAGTTTCGCGGCGGCTATCACGACTTCGCCATCCGCAAGGGCGGACTGCAGATCTATCCGCGCCTCATCGCTGCGGAGCATCACTCTCCGTTTACCGGCGAGTTGGCCTCGTCTGGTAATCCCGCGCTGGACAAGATGCTCGGTGGCGGGCTGGAGCGCGGGACCAACGCGCTGCTGGTTGGCGCTGCGGGCGTCGGCAAATCCTCGTTGGCGTTGAGCTATGCGGTTGCCGCGTGCAAGCGCGGCGAGCAGGTCGCCTTCTTTGTCTTCGATGAGAACATCGGCACCCTGCTGGCGCGTGGTCGTGCGCTGGGGCTGCCCATGGAGCCTTGGATCGACCAGGGTCTGCTGCATCTGCAACAGGTCGACCCCGCGGAACTGTCACCTGGTGAGTTCACCGCCGCTGTGCGCCAAAGCGTGGAAACACGAGGTGCCAACCTGGTGATTCTGGACAGCCTCAACGGTTACCTGCATGCGATGCCGGACGGCCGATTCCTGATTCTGCAGATGCACGAACTCTTGAGCTATCTAGGCCAGAAAGGCGTGATCAGCATCATGGTACTGGCCCAGCATGGTCTGGTCGGGCCGATGGATACGCCAGTGGATATCAGCTATCTAAGCGATGCGGTTATCATGCAGCGCTACTTCGAGCATGCCGGCGTCGTTCGCCGGGCCTTGTCAGTGGTGAAAAAGCGCAGCGGACGGCATGAAAACACCGTTCGGGAGTATCGCCTCAGCAGCGCTGGCCTAGAGGTCGGGCCACCGCTGAGCCACTTCAGCGGCATTCTATCGGGCACACCGGAATACACCGGTGATGCGACTCATCTACTGACTGACGAGTATGACGACGTCCACTAA
- a CDS encoding response regulator, translating to MTTSTKRQGPIVVVYAPIGRDGPASAELLSRSGMDAVVCHSVDEVLRRAETDADAVFIAEEGLFGQDLQALSAWVDRQPAWSDFPFVVLTSKHQQPAVAAWRQRMVAALRNVSLLERPVQSITLTSAVKAALRGRHRQYEVRTLLEARERASNQLEALVVERTSELEKANQELRTQMDERAQIEETLRQAQKIEAIGQLTGGIAHDFNNLLMVISGGLDMLDRRADPARRERLMDGMRQAAQRGTALTRQLLAFSRRQSLAPESVDLVLRISRMRELLDRSLSGDVKVRVRFTPDLWPVEVDPGELELVILNLAVNARDAMPDGGSILIEASNAPGEVVLGITGDFVRLSVTDSGTGIPEEVRTRVFDPFFTTKEIGKGSGLGLAQVYGFARQSGGTVWIESECGHGTSVIMLLPRSERIPDLPDGHELVEDTAADASVGTVLLVDDDEEVAALVGEMLEHLGYRVTHAASATDALGALANACKVDIVFSDVMMPGGMNGVELAREIRTRALGVPVLLTSGYAEAAQKSAAAEGVHVLAKPYRLEELASALREAIEGASAVTSRVG from the coding sequence ATGACGACGTCCACTAAACGACAAGGCCCCATCGTGGTCGTCTATGCCCCCATCGGCCGGGACGGTCCCGCCTCGGCCGAACTGCTCAGCCGCAGCGGCATGGATGCCGTTGTCTGCCACAGTGTCGATGAAGTGCTGCGTCGCGCCGAAACCGATGCCGACGCCGTATTCATTGCCGAGGAAGGCCTCTTCGGCCAGGACCTTCAAGCGCTCTCCGCTTGGGTCGACCGGCAACCGGCCTGGTCCGACTTTCCGTTCGTCGTCCTCACTAGCAAACATCAACAGCCCGCGGTCGCCGCGTGGCGCCAGCGCATGGTGGCGGCGCTGCGCAACGTTTCCCTGCTGGAACGCCCGGTACAGAGCATTACCCTGACCAGCGCGGTAAAAGCCGCACTGCGCGGGCGGCATCGCCAGTACGAAGTCAGGACCTTGCTCGAAGCCCGTGAGCGCGCCTCGAATCAGCTCGAAGCGCTGGTAGTCGAGCGCACCAGCGAACTGGAAAAGGCCAACCAGGAACTGCGCACGCAAATGGACGAACGCGCTCAGATCGAAGAAACCCTGCGCCAGGCGCAGAAGATCGAAGCCATCGGCCAGCTCACCGGTGGCATCGCCCACGACTTCAACAACCTGCTGATGGTGATCTCCGGCGGTCTCGACATGCTCGACCGCCGCGCCGACCCTGCACGCCGCGAACGGTTGATGGACGGCATGCGCCAGGCCGCGCAACGCGGAACCGCCCTCACCCGGCAACTGCTCGCCTTCTCCCGACGTCAGTCGCTGGCGCCGGAATCGGTCGATCTGGTGCTGCGCATCAGCCGCATGCGCGAGCTGCTCGATCGCAGTCTGAGTGGCGATGTAAAAGTGCGTGTACGGTTCACGCCGGACCTTTGGCCGGTCGAAGTGGACCCGGGCGAGCTGGAGCTGGTCATTCTCAACCTGGCCGTGAATGCCCGCGACGCGATGCCCGATGGTGGCTCGATCCTGATCGAAGCCAGCAATGCACCCGGCGAAGTGGTGCTCGGGATTACCGGCGACTTCGTCCGCCTCTCAGTGACCGACTCGGGCACCGGGATCCCGGAAGAAGTTCGCACTCGGGTATTCGATCCCTTCTTCACTACCAAGGAGATCGGCAAAGGCTCGGGCCTTGGCCTGGCGCAGGTCTACGGCTTCGCCCGGCAGTCGGGCGGTACCGTGTGGATCGAAAGCGAGTGCGGCCACGGCACCAGCGTAATCATGCTGCTGCCACGCTCGGAACGTATTCCCGATCTACCGGATGGCCACGAGCTCGTCGAAGATACCGCGGCCGACGCGTCAGTCGGCACCGTGTTGCTCGTGGACGATGACGAGGAAGTGGCGGCGCTGGTAGGTGAAATGCTCGAACACCTGGGCTATCGCGTCACCCATGCTGCGAGCGCAACCGATGCCCTGGGCGCGCTGGCGAATGCATGCAAAGTGGACATCGTTTTCTCTGACGTGATGATGCCTGGCGGCATGAACGGCGTTGAACTGGCCCGGGAAATCCGCACCCGCGCCTTGGGAGTGCCGGTGTTGCTCACCAGCGGCTACGCCGAAGCTGCACAGAAGTCCGCGGCTGCCGAAGGTGTGCACGTATTGGCCAAGCCCTATCGTCTCGAAGAACTGGCCAGCGCGTTGCGTGAAGCGATAGAAGGTGCCAGCGCAGTCACCAGCAGGGTCGGCTAG